In a genomic window of Paracoccaceae bacterium:
- a CDS encoding threonine/serine dehydratase — protein sequence MNIEMIRAAAGRLEGHIRHTPFLSSPFLDDIAGRRVWIKPECLQHTGSFKFRGAWSAVSALPAEARARGVIAFSSGNHAQGVALAARSHGTSSVIIMPRDAPRVKIDNTRSLGAEVVLYDRAAGEDRGAVGTEIASARGLTLIKPYDEPQVIAGQGTTGLEIAQQAAEVGVKQADVIVCCGGGGLSSGIALALETDAPGLRVRTAEPENFDDVARSLRSGKIERNSRISGSLCDAIITQQPGDLTFPILKKLAGPGFMVTENDALRAVAHAFNRLKLVAEPGGAVALAAALFRQDQIEGNDVIVVISGGNVDAGVFQQALQMADQDVQQGDAA from the coding sequence ATGAACATTGAAATGATCCGCGCCGCGGCCGGGCGTCTGGAAGGCCACATCAGGCACACCCCTTTCCTGTCTTCGCCGTTTTTGGATGATATTGCCGGGCGTCGTGTCTGGATCAAACCGGAATGCCTGCAACACACGGGCAGCTTCAAGTTTCGTGGCGCGTGGTCTGCTGTCTCTGCCTTGCCCGCAGAGGCGCGTGCACGCGGCGTTATCGCATTTTCCAGCGGGAATCACGCGCAAGGGGTGGCATTGGCAGCAAGATCACACGGAACATCGTCCGTGATTATCATGCCGCGTGACGCGCCAAGGGTCAAAATCGACAATACTCGGAGCCTTGGAGCAGAGGTCGTGCTTTACGACCGCGCGGCGGGCGAAGATCGTGGCGCCGTTGGTACCGAAATTGCCAGCGCGCGTGGTTTAACGCTGATAAAACCCTATGATGAACCACAGGTCATCGCAGGCCAAGGCACCACAGGTTTGGAAATTGCGCAACAAGCCGCAGAGGTAGGCGTGAAACAGGCTGACGTCATTGTATGCTGCGGTGGCGGCGGTTTGTCCTCAGGTATCGCGCTGGCGCTTGAGACCGATGCGCCCGGCTTGCGGGTGCGCACGGCTGAGCCCGAAAACTTCGATGATGTGGCGCGATCGCTGCGATCTGGCAAGATTGAACGCAATAGCAGGATTTCGGGAAGCCTATGCGATGCAATCATCACGCAGCAGCCCGGCGACCTGACCTTTCCAATTCTGAAAAAACTGGCGGGACCGGGCTTCATGGTCACCGAAAACGACGCTCTCAGGGCGGTCGCACATGCGTTCAACCGGTTGAAACTCGTCGCTGAACCGGGTGGTGCCGTCGCCCTTGCGGCAGCACTCTTTCGACAGGATCAGATCGAAGGGAATGACGTTATCGTGGTGATAAGCGGGGGCAACGTCGATGCAGGCGTTTTTCAACAGGCGTTGCAGATGGCAGATCAAGATGTTCAGCAAGGAGATGCGGCATGA
- a CDS encoding alpha/beta hydrolase: MTRYKTSDGLSLYYTESGDGIPVLCLAGLTRTTADFDYMTPFLTNLRLIKMDYRGRGASDWDPNWQNYALPVECRDVIELLDHLEIDKAAIIGTSRGGLNAMGLAAGAKDRLIGVALNDIGPVIDAEGLAFISEYLGRNPAAKSHAEAAQAMQKAYSGFHGVPKSRWVEEAQKHFRQTANGLEITYDPKLRDAIEALGAQAAPDLWPYFDALQGLPIACIRGENSDLLSPETLREMERRRPDMISVTVPNRGHIPFLDEPEAVAALQAWVEKLS; this comes from the coding sequence ATGACGCGGTACAAGACATCGGACGGTTTGAGTTTGTACTACACGGAAAGCGGCGACGGCATTCCGGTTCTCTGCCTTGCAGGCCTGACGCGGACTACCGCTGACTTCGACTACATGACGCCGTTTCTTACGAATTTGCGGCTGATCAAAATGGACTATCGGGGGCGTGGGGCATCTGATTGGGATCCGAATTGGCAAAATTACGCGTTGCCTGTTGAATGCCGTGATGTAATTGAACTCCTCGATCACCTTGAAATCGACAAGGCTGCCATTATCGGCACATCACGCGGTGGGTTGAATGCAATGGGTCTCGCGGCAGGGGCCAAAGATCGGTTGATCGGGGTTGCCCTGAACGATATCGGGCCGGTCATCGACGCCGAGGGTCTTGCGTTCATCTCCGAGTATCTGGGACGCAATCCAGCGGCGAAATCGCATGCTGAGGCCGCGCAAGCGATGCAAAAGGCATACAGTGGCTTTCATGGGGTTCCCAAATCGCGTTGGGTGGAAGAAGCACAAAAGCATTTCCGTCAAACAGCAAACGGGCTGGAGATTACCTATGATCCAAAGCTGCGCGATGCCATTGAAGCCTTGGGCGCCCAGGCAGCACCTGATCTATGGCCCTATTTTGATGCGCTGCAAGGGCTTCCGATCGCCTGCATTCGAGGCGAAAACTCTGATTTGCTGAGCCCGGAAACGCTGCGTGAGATGGAACGGCGCAGACCCGATATGATAAGCGTCACGGTCCCAAACCGGGGGCACATTCCCTTTCTGGATGAACCCGAAGCGGTTGCGGCCCTCCAAGCATGGGTGGAAAAACTGTCATGA
- a CDS encoding haloacid dehalogenase type II, whose amino-acid sequence MPITTCIFDAYGTLFDVAAAARQAASEPDFAELTDSWPDLAEHWRQKQLQYTWLRAVTDAHGDFWQVTQDGLDWALEKTGLDGNAALRERLLALYWELQSYPEVPEMLQRLKASGMATAILSNGSPDMLQGAVTSAGIQDLLDDTLSVQSVGVFKPDARVYDLVGKRFGCEKSEVLFVSSNGWDAGCATGYGFSSVWVNRAGDPVDRLPWRPAHIRPDLSSIPDVAGLP is encoded by the coding sequence ATGCCAATCACCACATGCATCTTTGACGCCTACGGTACCTTGTTTGATGTGGCGGCGGCGGCACGCCAAGCGGCCTCTGAGCCTGATTTTGCAGAATTGACGGATAGCTGGCCTGACTTGGCCGAGCATTGGCGTCAAAAACAACTGCAATACACCTGGTTGCGTGCGGTGACCGATGCCCATGGTGATTTTTGGCAAGTGACGCAGGACGGCCTCGACTGGGCATTGGAAAAAACCGGGCTGGACGGGAATGCAGCTCTGCGCGAACGCCTGCTTGCACTCTATTGGGAACTCCAAAGTTATCCTGAGGTGCCCGAGATGCTGCAACGTTTGAAGGCATCCGGAATGGCAACTGCAATCCTGTCAAACGGGTCACCGGATATGTTGCAAGGGGCGGTCACTTCCGCAGGGATACAGGATCTGCTGGATGACACTCTTTCGGTTCAAAGCGTAGGTGTCTTCAAGCCCGATGCGCGCGTTTACGATCTGGTCGGCAAACGGTTTGGTTGCGAAAAAAGCGAGGTTCTGTTCGTTTCGTCAAACGGATGGGACGCCGGTTGCGCCACCGGGTATGGCTTTTCGTCAGTCTGGGTCAATCGCGCGGGTGATCCAGTGGATCGCCTGCCGTGGCGGCCGGCCCATATCAGGCCAGATTTGTCCAGCATTCCGGACGTGGCGGGCCTGCCATGA
- a CDS encoding peptidylprolyl isomerase, translating to MTQVKMGDIVGIHYKGTLLDGTIFDSSEGRDPLEFEVGSGQIIPGLDVALPGMTVGDKKTVKVPCDQAYGPVNPEMRQTIPREGIPADVPLDIGTQLNVQTPEGQAMQVMVVAVDDATVTIDANHALAGQDLTFDIELMSIA from the coding sequence ATGACCCAGGTTAAAATGGGCGATATCGTCGGCATCCATTACAAGGGCACGCTGCTTGACGGCACAATCTTTGACAGCTCGGAAGGACGTGATCCTCTGGAATTCGAAGTTGGCTCCGGGCAAATCATTCCCGGCCTGGATGTTGCATTGCCAGGCATGACGGTGGGTGACAAAAAAACTGTCAAGGTCCCGTGTGATCAGGCTTATGGACCCGTCAATCCTGAAATGCGGCAAACCATCCCGCGTGAAGGTATTCCAGCAGATGTGCCTTTGGACATAGGGACGCAGCTCAACGTGCAAACACCGGAAGGTCAGGCCATGCAGGTAATGGTTGTTGCGGTGGATGATGCGACCGTGACCATTGACGCCAATCACGCGTTGGCGGGGCAAGATCTGACCTTCGATATTGAACTGATGTCGATCGCCTGA
- a CDS encoding enoyl-ACP reductase yields MTGLLDGKRGLVMGVANERSIAWGIAKAMAGAGAELAFTYQGDAFGTRLAPLAASVGSDFMVDVDVTDDASLDTAFAQLEARWSTIDFVVHAIAFSDKNELTGRFLNTSRANFKQTMDISAYSFVEVARRAHPLMVENGGTLLTLTYQGSNTVVPNYNVMGVAKAALESATRYLANDLGPEGIRVNAISPGPMKTLAGAAIGGARKTYKHTDQNAPMRSNATLEAVGGTAVYLASDAGACTTGEIIRVDGGYHVLGMPQGENI; encoded by the coding sequence ATGACCGGTTTGTTGGACGGAAAACGCGGGCTTGTTATGGGCGTGGCCAATGAACGCTCCATCGCCTGGGGGATCGCAAAAGCCATGGCAGGTGCTGGCGCGGAACTGGCGTTTACCTATCAGGGCGATGCTTTCGGTACACGGTTGGCCCCACTCGCGGCATCCGTGGGGTCGGACTTCATGGTCGACGTCGACGTGACCGATGACGCGTCGCTCGATACCGCTTTTGCGCAGTTGGAAGCGCGCTGGTCCACCATTGATTTTGTCGTACACGCCATTGCGTTTTCGGACAAAAACGAACTTACTGGACGATTTTTGAACACCAGCCGGGCAAATTTCAAACAAACGATGGACATCAGCGCCTACTCCTTTGTTGAAGTTGCACGGCGCGCGCACCCGTTGATGGTGGAAAACGGCGGCACTTTATTGACCTTGACCTATCAGGGCAGCAATACCGTCGTGCCGAATTACAATGTCATGGGCGTGGCGAAGGCGGCTTTGGAAAGCGCCACGCGTTATCTGGCAAATGATCTTGGTCCGGAGGGCATCCGGGTAAATGCAATTTCTCCCGGACCAATGAAAACACTGGCCGGAGCCGCCATCGGTGGCGCCCGCAAAACCTACAAACATACGGATCAAAACGCGCCTATGCGCTCCAATGCCACGCTGGAAGCAGTTGGCGGTACAGCCGTTTATCTGGCTTCAGATGCTGGCGCCTGCACAACTGGTGAAATTATTCGTGTTGATGGCGGGTACCATGTTCTGGGCATGCCGCAGGGGGAGAACATCTAA
- the fabB gene encoding beta-ketoacyl-ACP synthase I has translation MRRVVVTGLGIVSSIGNNAEEVLSSLKAGRSGIVASPEMAEHGFRSQVAGTLKIDVSEHIDKRTLRFMGPGAAYAYIAMGQAIADAGLDDEVVSNPRTGLVAGSGGPSTSAMLTAHEVVKNTGATKRIGPFAVPKCMSSTVSANLSTAYKIKGINYSITSACSTSLHCIGNAAEQIMMGKQDVMFAGGGEELDWTLSCLFDAMGAMSSKYNDAPETASRAFDATRDGFVISGGGGIVVLEDLEHALARGAKIYAEVTGYAATSDGHDMVAPSGEGGERAMRLALSTLPEGHKVGYINAHGTSTPVGDVGEIEAVRRVFGKGTTPLVSSTKSMTGHAQGAAGALEAIFSLLMLDNDFITKSINVVELDPALDDTEIALERVDNAGLESVMTNSFGFGGTNGSMILSKYLG, from the coding sequence ATGCGCCGCGTCGTCGTGACAGGATTGGGCATTGTCTCATCCATTGGGAATAATGCCGAAGAGGTCCTGTCCTCACTCAAGGCAGGAAGAAGCGGCATCGTGGCCAGCCCGGAAATGGCAGAACACGGGTTCCGCAGTCAGGTGGCAGGCACGCTCAAAATTGACGTCTCGGAACATATCGACAAACGCACATTGCGCTTCATGGGACCGGGTGCGGCCTATGCGTACATTGCAATGGGTCAGGCGATTGCAGACGCAGGTCTGGACGACGAAGTTGTATCAAACCCGCGCACGGGTCTGGTTGCCGGATCCGGCGGGCCGTCTACCAGCGCAATGTTAACGGCCCATGAAGTTGTCAAAAACACGGGCGCGACCAAACGCATCGGACCTTTTGCCGTGCCCAAATGCATGTCCTCAACGGTCAGCGCTAACCTCAGCACTGCCTATAAAATCAAAGGCATAAATTACTCTATAACGTCGGCGTGCTCCACGTCACTGCATTGCATTGGCAACGCAGCAGAGCAGATCATGATGGGCAAACAGGATGTGATGTTTGCCGGTGGCGGCGAGGAATTGGATTGGACGCTGTCGTGCCTGTTTGACGCTATGGGTGCAATGAGCAGCAAATATAATGACGCGCCGGAGACTGCGAGCCGGGCGTTCGACGCGACGCGCGACGGGTTTGTGATCTCGGGCGGCGGTGGCATCGTTGTGCTGGAAGACCTCGAACATGCTTTGGCGCGGGGTGCAAAAATCTACGCAGAAGTCACCGGGTATGCAGCCACTTCTGATGGGCACGATATGGTGGCCCCATCCGGCGAAGGCGGCGAGCGCGCCATGCGTCTGGCGCTGAGCACCCTGCCGGAAGGGCACAAAGTCGGATACATTAATGCCCATGGGACCTCCACGCCGGTCGGGGATGTGGGAGAGATCGAAGCGGTTCGCCGGGTCTTTGGCAAAGGCACCACCCCGCTTGTCAGTTCCACCAAGTCCATGACGGGTCACGCACAGGGAGCTGCAGGCGCGCTTGAAGCCATCTTCAGCCTGCTGATGCTGGACAATGACTTCATCACAAAGTCTATCAATGTGGTAGAACTTGACCCCGCGCTGGATGATACAGAGATTGCGCTTGAACGCGTCGACAACGCCGGACTGGAGTCCGTGATGACCAACTCATTTGGGTTTGGTGGCACAAACGGATCGATGATCCTGTCGAAATACTTGGGATAG
- the fabA gene encoding bifunctional 3-hydroxydecanoyl-ACP dehydratase/trans-2-decenoyl-ACP isomerase: MANYPKSFDKDELLKCARGELFGPGNAQLPEPPMLMMDRITDISDDGGTNGKGHVTAEFDIHPDLWFFDCHFPGNPIMPGCLGLDGLWQLTGFNLGWRGWTGRGMAVGVGEVRLTGMVRPDRKMLTYHVDFTKALQTRRLTMGVANGRVEADGDTIYEVTGMRVALSDV, encoded by the coding sequence ATGGCCAATTACCCCAAAAGCTTTGATAAAGATGAGCTGCTGAAATGCGCGCGGGGAGAACTGTTTGGTCCCGGTAATGCGCAACTGCCTGAGCCGCCTATGCTTATGATGGACCGGATCACGGATATATCTGATGATGGCGGCACGAATGGCAAGGGCCATGTCACGGCAGAATTCGACATCCACCCTGACCTCTGGTTCTTTGACTGTCACTTTCCGGGCAACCCGATCATGCCCGGCTGCCTAGGTCTTGACGGGCTTTGGCAGCTGACCGGTTTCAACCTTGGCTGGCGCGGCTGGACTGGACGGGGCATGGCAGTTGGTGTCGGGGAAGTGCGGCTCACCGGCATGGTGCGTCCGGATCGTAAAATGCTGACCTATCACGTAGATTTCACCAAAGCGTTGCAAACCCGTCGCTTGACAATGGGTGTCGCCAATGGCCGGGTGGAAGCTGATGGGGATACAATCTACGAAGTAACCGGCATGCGTGTCGCCTTATCAGACGTCTGA
- a CDS encoding Fur family transcriptional regulator: protein MTSAQQDIGAAWLETAGVRPTRQRVTLATLLIGDGQDRHVTAESLFASAKKQGEAVSLATVYNTLRAFCDAGLMQEVTVDGSKSYFDTNTHDHPHFFWEDEAKLTDAPSDQLVIAQIPDAPEGAEIASVDVVIRLRRKS from the coding sequence ATGACAAGCGCGCAACAAGACATAGGAGCCGCCTGGCTTGAGACGGCCGGGGTGCGACCAACGCGACAGAGAGTGACGCTTGCCACGCTGCTGATCGGCGATGGTCAGGATCGGCATGTCACGGCCGAGAGTTTGTTTGCGTCAGCAAAGAAGCAGGGCGAAGCTGTCTCTTTGGCGACAGTCTACAACACCCTGCGGGCTTTCTGTGATGCGGGCCTGATGCAGGAAGTAACCGTGGATGGGTCCAAGAGCTATTTTGACACCAACACGCATGACCACCCGCATTTTTTCTGGGAAGACGAGGCGAAGCTTACGGATGCACCCTCCGATCAATTGGTGATTGCGCAAATCCCCGATGCGCCCGAAGGCGCAGAAATAGCTTCAGTGGACGTTGTGATCAGGCTGCGCCGCAAGTCTTGA
- the miaB gene encoding tRNA (N6-isopentenyl adenosine(37)-C2)-methylthiotransferase MiaB produces MTAPKKLFIKTYGCQMNVYDSERMAESLGGQGYVETADATDADMILLNTCHIREKAAEKVYSELGRLKSLKTQNPDLKIGVTGCVAQAEGEEIMRRQPAVDLVVGPQSYHRLPQMEARVRAGQTALDTDFPEDDKFETLTKRSAIKRAPSAFLTVQEGCDKFCAFCVVPYTRGAEASRPVPRILDEARELVARGVREITLLGQNVNAYHGTGSDGSDQSLAQLIWALNEVDGLERIRFTTSHPNDMTDDLIEALGRCEKLMPYLHLPVQSGSDRILKRMNRSHTAESYLRVIERIRSARPDIVMSGDFIVGFPEETEADFQATLDLIEAVNYGYAYSFKYSTRPGTPAAERPQVDVHAADDRLRRIQALITRQQQAIQNSMVGRDLLVLVEKTGRKPGQMVGKSQYLHAVHIEDSDATVGDIVSVRITQAKRNSLAAIAKAKVSAGR; encoded by the coding sequence ATGACCGCGCCCAAAAAGCTCTTCATCAAAACCTATGGCTGTCAGATGAACGTCTATGACAGTGAGCGCATGGCGGAATCGCTGGGCGGACAGGGCTATGTGGAAACCGCGGATGCTACCGATGCGGACATGATCCTGTTGAACACTTGTCATATTCGGGAAAAAGCGGCTGAAAAGGTCTATTCTGAACTCGGGCGCCTCAAAAGTTTGAAAACGCAAAACCCTGATTTGAAGATTGGGGTGACCGGATGCGTGGCACAGGCTGAAGGTGAAGAGATCATGCGGCGTCAACCGGCCGTAGACCTGGTGGTTGGGCCGCAGTCCTATCACCGTTTGCCGCAGATGGAAGCCCGCGTGCGCGCAGGGCAGACTGCGTTGGATACAGATTTCCCGGAAGACGACAAATTCGAAACGCTGACGAAGCGCAGTGCAATAAAACGCGCGCCTTCCGCGTTTTTGACCGTACAGGAGGGATGCGACAAATTCTGTGCATTCTGCGTTGTGCCCTATACGCGCGGTGCCGAAGCAAGCCGTCCCGTCCCCCGAATTCTCGACGAAGCCCGCGAACTGGTTGCGCGCGGTGTGCGCGAAATCACCCTGCTGGGGCAAAATGTAAATGCCTATCACGGCACCGGTTCGGATGGATCAGACCAAAGTCTCGCGCAGTTGATATGGGCCTTGAATGAAGTCGATGGCCTGGAACGCATCAGGTTTACCACGTCCCATCCCAATGACATGACCGATGACTTGATCGAAGCTCTTGGTCGCTGTGAAAAGCTCATGCCCTATTTGCATTTGCCTGTTCAATCCGGTTCTGATCGCATTCTAAAGCGGATGAACCGCAGCCACACGGCAGAGAGCTACTTGCGTGTCATCGAGCGAATCAGATCAGCCCGTCCGGATATTGTGATGTCGGGGGATTTTATTGTTGGCTTCCCGGAGGAAACGGAGGCGGATTTTCAAGCGACGCTCGATTTGATTGAAGCAGTTAACTATGGCTATGCCTATTCGTTTAAGTACTCGACCCGCCCCGGGACACCTGCTGCGGAAAGGCCACAGGTTGATGTGCACGCTGCGGATGATCGCCTGCGTCGGATTCAAGCCTTGATAACCCGCCAGCAACAGGCAATCCAAAACAGCATGGTAGGGCGTGATCTGCTGGTCCTAGTGGAAAAAACCGGGCGCAAACCCGGTCAAATGGTTGGAAAATCACAATACCTTCATGCTGTGCATATCGAAGATTCGGACGCCACTGTAGGTGACATCGTGTCGGTACGGATCACGCAGGCCAAGCGCAATTCTTTGGCAGCCATTGCCAAAGCAAAAGTTAGTGCTGGGCGGTAG
- a CDS encoding PhoH family protein produces MAPSDQNPTDTLTAPPGGTVEFPDNRLLIDLCGVYDANLTQIEAALGVQIVRRGNQLAVMGEPDSQTDAMRVLHTLYARLESGRAVESADVDRELRMGPFEEASGLQNGDQLEMPIGNRIEIQTRKKNVEPRTEAQKAYVHSLFENELAFGIGPAGTGKTYLAVAVGVSMFLAGQVDKIILSRPAVEAGERLGFLPGDMKDKVDPYMQPLYDALGDFLPGKQLAKLFEEKQIEIAPLAFMRGRTLSNAFVVLDEAQNATSMQMKMFLTRLGEGSRMVITGDRTQVDLPRGVSSGLADAERLLKTIPKISFNYFTSKDVVRHPLVAAIIEAYEAETPPG; encoded by the coding sequence TTGGCCCCCAGCGACCAGAACCCGACTGATACACTCACCGCACCCCCAGGGGGCACGGTCGAATTCCCAGACAACAGACTGTTGATTGATTTATGTGGGGTCTATGACGCCAATCTCACTCAGATCGAGGCCGCGCTTGGCGTGCAGATTGTGCGACGCGGCAATCAACTGGCGGTCATGGGCGAACCAGATTCGCAGACCGATGCCATGCGCGTTCTGCATACACTTTACGCGCGTCTGGAAAGTGGGCGTGCAGTAGAATCAGCGGATGTGGACCGAGAATTGCGTATGGGACCCTTTGAAGAGGCCAGCGGTCTCCAAAATGGCGACCAATTGGAGATGCCCATCGGCAACCGCATTGAAATCCAAACCCGCAAGAAGAACGTTGAACCGCGTACCGAGGCGCAAAAAGCCTATGTTCATTCGCTTTTTGAAAACGAGCTGGCTTTTGGTATTGGCCCGGCCGGGACCGGCAAGACATATCTTGCAGTCGCTGTGGGCGTATCCATGTTTCTTGCAGGTCAGGTGGACAAGATCATCTTGTCGCGACCCGCGGTCGAAGCAGGCGAACGGCTCGGATTTCTGCCTGGCGACATGAAAGACAAAGTCGACCCCTACATGCAGCCACTTTATGACGCCTTGGGCGACTTTCTGCCAGGAAAACAACTTGCAAAACTCTTTGAGGAAAAGCAGATCGAAATCGCGCCACTTGCGTTCATGCGGGGTCGCACGTTGTCCAATGCCTTTGTCGTGCTGGATGAGGCGCAAAACGCTACATCTATGCAGATGAAGATGTTTCTGACGCGCTTGGGAGAAGGTTCTCGCATGGTCATTACCGGCGATAGAACGCAGGTTGATTTGCCTCGCGGTGTGTCTTCTGGTCTCGCGGATGCCGAGCGGTTGTTGAAGACAATTCCCAAAATCAGCTTCAATTACTTCACCTCGAAAGATGTGGTCCGCCACCCTCTGGTGGCTGCAATTATCGAAGCCTATGAGGCGGAAACCCCACCAGGATGA
- the ybeY gene encoding rRNA maturation RNase YbeY: protein MVSILIEAAAWKAISFEAVAAEAIAKTLVRVKLPEAATEISLLACDDARITRLNADFRDRERSTNVLSWPAADLSPEIEGDGPVLPKPDGEGVYELGDIAIAFETCAREADELQIPLESHTAHLIVHGTLHLLGYDHIRDRDATVMQALEIEILGKMGIDDPYRN from the coding sequence ATGGTGAGCATTTTGATAGAGGCTGCAGCTTGGAAGGCAATCTCGTTTGAAGCTGTGGCCGCTGAAGCGATTGCAAAAACACTGGTGCGGGTGAAATTGCCCGAGGCCGCCACAGAAATCTCTCTGCTCGCTTGCGACGACGCGCGTATTACCAGATTGAACGCTGATTTTCGGGATCGTGAGCGATCAACCAACGTCTTAAGCTGGCCCGCGGCCGACTTGTCACCCGAGATTGAAGGTGACGGGCCGGTGTTACCGAAGCCCGATGGCGAAGGTGTTTATGAGTTGGGTGACATTGCAATTGCTTTTGAGACCTGCGCCCGCGAGGCCGATGAATTGCAAATACCGCTGGAGAGCCATACGGCCCATTTGATCGTTCATGGAACGTTACACCTTTTAGGATATGACCACATCCGTGACCGCGATGCCACGGTCATGCAGGCATTAGAAATCGAAATACTTGGCAAAATGGGTATAGATGACCCATATAGGAACTGA
- a CDS encoding hemolysin family protein → MGDNDGQSDAAQRAHVEADTIADTETTRSSGFLSRVIGALSPSEAEDSEPVSAKLAEQPQTHGMINLRRMRVEDVSIPKADIISIAVTAPLEEVVTIFKESGLTRLPAYDGTLDTPIGFLHLKDLALTHGFNGDSHDFDMRAMLRPLLFVPPSMTIGVLLTKMQAERRHMALVIDEYGGVDGLVTIENLIEQVIGEIEDEHDVDEGLYWTQEKPGCYLALAKTPLDAFEAEIGQSLTEHDEVDEEEIDTLGGLVFMLSGRVPARGEVVVHPDGPEFEVLDADPRRIKRLRVRTAATVPQ, encoded by the coding sequence ATGGGCGACAACGACGGACAGTCTGACGCAGCGCAGCGCGCGCATGTGGAAGCAGACACAATAGCAGATACTGAGACCACGCGGTCCAGTGGATTTTTGAGCCGGGTCATCGGGGCGTTAAGCCCCTCAGAGGCCGAGGACTCAGAACCGGTTTCAGCTAAGCTTGCTGAACAACCCCAAACCCACGGTATGATCAACCTGAGACGCATGCGGGTTGAGGACGTGTCCATTCCCAAAGCGGATATCATTTCGATCGCTGTGACCGCGCCACTTGAAGAGGTCGTGACGATTTTCAAGGAAAGCGGTCTGACCAGATTGCCGGCTTATGATGGGACACTTGATACGCCGATCGGATTTTTGCACCTCAAGGATCTGGCTCTTACGCATGGATTCAATGGGGACAGCCACGATTTCGATATGCGCGCAATGTTGCGCCCTCTTCTTTTTGTGCCTCCTTCGATGACGATTGGCGTATTGCTCACGAAAATGCAGGCTGAAAGGCGCCACATGGCGCTAGTGATCGATGAATATGGCGGTGTCGACGGTCTGGTAACCATCGAAAACCTGATAGAGCAGGTCATTGGCGAGATCGAAGACGAACATGACGTTGATGAAGGGTTGTATTGGACGCAGGAAAAACCGGGTTGTTATCTTGCGCTGGCGAAAACGCCGCTTGATGCTTTTGAGGCGGAGATTGGACAATCGCTGACCGAACACGACGAGGTCGATGAAGAGGAAATCGACACTTTGGGGGGTCTTGTCTTCATGCTATCGGGACGGGTTCCGGCTCGGGGTGAAGTGGTTGTGCATCCTGACGGGCCAGAGTTTGAAGTACTTGATGCGGATCCGCGACGCATCAAACGACTGCGTGTGCGGACTGCTGCAACCGTCCCGCAGTGA